One region of Eupeodes corollae chromosome 1, idEupCoro1.1, whole genome shotgun sequence genomic DNA includes:
- the LOC129942414 gene encoding lipase 1-like, which produces MWLKLVLVLGAIACSCKSENSWSNFKSTLTLEFIDGNEIYSYLFDTDGEIDPSVKEDEHLTTTQLVTKYGYPAETHHVTTEDGYILEIHRIPKPGATPVLMVHGLLDSSSTWVMMGPHKGFAYMLSDLHYDVWMANVRGNTYCKNHTSENPKNAKFWDFSFHEMGIHDLPVTIDYVLEKTNFTKLHYVGHSQGTTCFWIMASLLPQYNEKIISMQALAPAAFIKHSRSPVINFLSLFRSPISYLLKIIGTHQFLPNNSFVKYFSRFICDDDSIGQNICSQIIFSIAGFDKLQLNHTMLPVILGHTPAGSSTKQLIHFAQLKSSGHFRQFDHGYLDNWKIYGRFSPPDYILENVSAKVALHYGSNDWLTVPADVDRLDTDLPNVIGKFLVKFPEFNHLDFVWGIDARELLYNKVIQIMKAVEDGYL; this is translated from the exons atgtgGCTAAAGCTAGTTCTAGTTTTGGGTGCCATAGCTTGCTCTTGCAAATCGGAAAATAGCtggtcaaattttaaatctacctTAACATTAGAGTTCATAGACGGCAATGAAATTTATTCCTATTTGTTTGACACTGATGGGGAAATTGACCCAAGTGTGAAGGAGGACGAACATTTGACTACA acTCAATTGGTCACGAAATATGGTTATCCAGCTGAAACACATCATGTAACAACTGAAGATGGttatattttagaaatacaTCGTATTCCAAAACCCGGCGCGACTCCGGTGTTAATGGTACATGGCCTTTTAGATTCTTCCAGTACATGGGTGATGATGGGACCACATAAGGGATTTG CTTATATGCTTTCGGATCTTCACTACGATGTTTGGATGGCTAATGTGAGGGGCAATACGTATTGTAAGAACCATACTTCTGAAAATccgaaaaatgcaaaattttgggATTTTAGTTTCCATGAAATGGGAATTCATGATTTACCAGTAACGATTGATTATGTCTTGGAGAAAACTAATTTCACCAAATTACATTATGTTGGGCATTCTCaa GGAACAACGTGTTTCTGGATAATGGCAAGCTTACTTCCTCAATACAATGAAAAGATAATCTCAATGCAAGCCCTTGCCCCAGCTGCATTTATAAAACACTCTAGAAGTCCAGTTATCAATTTTTTGTCATTATTTCGTTCCCCAATATCC tatcTTTTGAAGATTATCGGAACTCATCAGTTTTTGCCTAATAATTCTTTCGTCAAATATTTTAGCCGGTTTATTTGTGACGATGACTCTATAGGTCAAAACATTTGTTCGCAAATAATTTTTTCCATAGCTGGATTTGACAAACTCCAATTGAATCAT ACCATGCTACCAGTAATTCTGGGACACACACCAGCAGGATCGTCTACGAAACAGCTTATCCACTTTGCTCAGCTCAAATCTTCTGGCCATTTTAGGCAATTCGATCACGGTTACTTAGACAACTGGAAGATTTATGGTAGATTTTCACCACCGGATTATATACTAGAAAATGTTTCAGCAAAAGTGGCATTACATTATGGATCAAATGATTGGCTAACAGTTCCTGCAGATGTTGATAGACTCGATACGGATCTTCCAAATGTGATTggaaaatttttagttaaatttcccGAATTTAATCATTTGGACTTTGTTTGGGGCATAGATGCTCGGGAATTGCTGTACAATAAAGTAATACAAATAATGAAGGCGGTTGAAGATGGTTACCTCTAA